The segment ATCAATGGATTGAGGTGTGGGAAAAGATCAGCGAATTGATGAGTGCCGCGCGTGGATTGCATCTTGATCGCAAACAGGCTTTGCTGAATGCATTCTTCATGCTTGAAGAAACCATGCGGAACTGAAACGAGCACCAATCAACCGAAATTATGACCATAACGGCCCATTTCGGGCCGTTTTGTTTCACGACTTGCGCGAAGGATTTGCGATCATGACCGGGCACAAACAGCCCTATTACATCACAACACCGATCTATTACGTCAATGACAAGCCGCATATAGGTCATGCCTATACCACGCTTGCATGCGACGTGCTGGCCCGCTTCAAGCGCCTGGACGGTTATGACGTGATGTTCCTGACCGGAACTGATGAACATGGTCAGAAGGTTGATAAATCGGCCGCGGCCAAGGGCATTGATCCGCAAACCTTTACCGATCAGGTTTCGCAGAATTTCCGCGATCTTGCCGTGCATATGAATTACTCGAATGATGATTTCATCCGCACGACCGAAGAACGCCACAAAAAAGCCTGTCAGGCGCTTTGGAATACATTACTTGAAAAGGGCGAGATTTATCTTGGCTCTTACGACGGCTGGTATTCCGTTCGCGATGAGGCGTTTTACGGTGAAAAAGAGCTGATTGAAAAGGACGGTGAGAAAGTTGCGCCGACCGGCGCCCCCGTCGAGTGGGTTTCCGAGCCGAGCTATTTCTTCAAGCTGTCTGCCTGGGGTGATCGTCTGCTGAAATTCTATGACGACAATCCCGATTTTATCGCCCCGCAGTCACGTCGCAATGAAGTGATCAGCTTCGTGAAAGGCGGTATGCATGATCTGTCAGTATCGCGGACCAGCTTCAAATGGGGGGTGCAGGTACCAGGTGATGTAGACCATGTCATGTATGTCTGGCTTGATGCACTGACCAACTATCTGACCGCTATCGGTTATCCGGATGCGGACCCGGCCAAGCTTGAAAAGTTCTGGCCTGCCGATCTGCACATGGTTGGCAAGGATATCCTGCGTTTCCATGCCGTTTACTGGCCTGCATTCCTTTTGGCGGCCGACATTGCACCGCCCAAACGTGTTTTTGCGCACGGCTGGTGGACCAATGAGGGGCAGAAAATCTCGAAATCACTGGGGAACGTCATTGATCCCTATGATCTGACGGATCGCTACGGGCTGGATCAGACACGTTATTTCCTGCTGCGCGAAGTCCCGTTTGGCAACGATGGTGACTTCTCTCATCGGTCGATGGTAAACCGCATGAACAGCGAACTGGCCAATGATCTCGGTAATATGTGTCAGCGCGTTCTTTCGATGATCCATAAAAACTGCGATGCTTCGGTACCGACCGCTGGTACGTTCACCGATGCCGATCAGGCCATTCTGG is part of the Thalassospira lucentensis genome and harbors:
- the metG gene encoding methionine--tRNA ligase, which encodes MTGHKQPYYITTPIYYVNDKPHIGHAYTTLACDVLARFKRLDGYDVMFLTGTDEHGQKVDKSAAAKGIDPQTFTDQVSQNFRDLAVHMNYSNDDFIRTTEERHKKACQALWNTLLEKGEIYLGSYDGWYSVRDEAFYGEKELIEKDGEKVAPTGAPVEWVSEPSYFFKLSAWGDRLLKFYDDNPDFIAPQSRRNEVISFVKGGMHDLSVSRTSFKWGVQVPGDVDHVMYVWLDALTNYLTAIGYPDADPAKLEKFWPADLHMVGKDILRFHAVYWPAFLLAADIAPPKRVFAHGWWTNEGQKISKSLGNVIDPYDLTDRYGLDQTRYFLLREVPFGNDGDFSHRSMVNRMNSELANDLGNMCQRVLSMIHKNCDASVPTAGTFTDADQAILGKAYGMLDTVRPLFDAQAFHKGIEAIWELVGDANRYVDEMAPWGLKKTDPARMETVLYVLAEVIRHVGILVQPLMPASAAKILDQLVLPIDQRGFEQLGADHALVAGTDLPKPEGVFPRYVETEDEGEKA